The Limisphaerales bacterium genome includes the window ATATTCTTTCCGCCCGGGCCGATGATCATTCCAATCTTGTCGGGGTCCACCTTCAGCTGCGTGATGCGTGGAGCATAAGGGCTCATCTCGCCCGGCTCGCTGATGGTTTCGTTCATCGTGTCGATGATCGCATGACGCGCCACGCGCGCGGCCTCGATGGCCTCTTCCATGATATTCATCGGCAAGCCCTTGAGCTTGAGATCCAGCTGGAAGCCGGTGATGCCTTCCTTGGAGCCGGCGATTTTGCAATCCATATCGCAGAATGCATCTTCCCAACCCATGATGTCGGTAAGGATGCGGTACTCTTCGATCTTCTCGTTTTCGTCGAGCTTGGTGCAAATGCCAATGCTAATACCGGCGCACGCGCCCTTGAGTTCAACGCCCGCGTTCATCAACGCCAAGCTGCCGCCACAAACACTGGCCATTGAGCTGGAGCCGTTGGATTCGAGAATCTCAGCGATCAATCGCACGGCGTACGGATAGTTGTCATCCATCGGAAGCATCGGGAGCAGTGAACGCTCGGCGAGCGCGCCGTGGCCCACCTCGCGTCGGCCGGGGCCCATGATGCGGCCGGTTTCGCCAACTGAATAGTTGGGGAAGTTATAATGCAGAAGGAACTGCTTGCGATCCGGGCCGCCGGTGTAGCTGTCGAAACGCTGGGCGTCGTCAGTAGTGCCGAGGGTGGTGGTCACGAGTGCTTGTGTTTCGCCGCGTGTAAAGAGCGCCGAACCGTGAGTGCGGGGCAGCACGCCCACTTCGCACTGAACGTCGCGCAACGTGTCGAGCGAACGACCGTCGAGACGCTTGCCCTTCTCCAAAATCAGGCCGCGCAGTGCGGTCTTTTGGATGTGGTAAAACGCTTGTTCCACCACGGGGCCGGTGACTTCGTCTTCACCGAATTCCTCGCGGAGTTTGGCGGCCACTTCGTCTTTGATGGCGCTGACTTTGCGTTCGCGCTCGAGCTTGGCCACGGTGAGCAACGCTTCCACGATGCGATCGCCGCCGCCGAGTTCCTCGGCTTTTTCAAAGATAGCGGGCGGCACCACGAACAGTTGATCGCTGATGTCGCGCTTTTCTTTGCCACATTTTTTGACAAGCTCTTTCTGAGCTTCGATCTGCGGGATACAACATTCCTGGCCAAACTTAAGGGCCTTAATGAAGTCCGCTTCGGTGATTTGATCCGCCGAGCCTTCGTACATCACCACGTCGGTTTCATTACCCACGTAAAGCAAGTCGAGATCGCTCTCGGCCATTTCGTCGTTAGTCGGGTTAGCGACAAACTTGCCGTCAATACGCGCCACACGCACCGCGCCCAACGGGCCGGCCCACGGGATGTCGCTCACCATCAACGCGGCGGACGCGCCGAGGATGCTCATCACATCCGGCTCATTCTCGCCATCGGCGCTGAGCAACAAGCCGTACACTTGGCACTCGTTGAACCAACCCTTGCTGAAGAGCGGGCGGATGGGGCGATCGGTGAGGCGGCAAGTGAGAATCTCTTTATCACTTGGGCGACCTTCGCGGCGGAAATAGTTGCCGGGAATGACACCACACGCCGAGGCGCGTTCGCGGTAATCCACTTGTAGTGGGAACCAGTCCTGGCCGTCACGGCCTTTGGTGGCGGCGACGACAGCCGTCATGACAATCGTCTCGCCCATTTGCACGGTCACAGTGCCATCAGCCTGTTTGGTGATGTGGCCACTGCCGATCGTGATTTCTTTATCGCCAAATTTGGCGGTTACTTGATGTTCAGTCATTTTCTTTCTTTGCGTTTATGTTTGGCCGTTGGCCAAGAGAAACTTCAGTCAAAATCCCCGCGAGGACGCTGAATGAAATCACTCCGCCAATGGCACGTGTTTTTTGATGGATTTGAACTGGCGCGGCGGATGAATTCCCGCCGGCAAGAGAAGCCAACGAACTAACGAATGCTCAGCCGCTTTTTCAAGTCGACCACATGATTCGTGTCGTGTCTGTTTCCAAGATACCGCAACAACCGTTTGCGTCGGCTCACCATATTGAGCAGCCCGCGGCGGGAGTGGTGGTCTTTCTTGTTCTGGACGAGGTGTCGCTCCAGATGTTTGATGCGGCGACTAAGCACCGCCACTTGAACGTCCGCCGAGCCGGTGTCCGACTCGTTAATGCGAAATTCCTGAATTGCCTCTTGTTTGACTTTCGGGTCCATCTATTTAATATGCGGCGGGGAAAGTAGGTTGCCCGCCTGTACTTGTAAAGAGAGAAAGTGACATTTTTTTAGCCGAGTAACAAGGGGTTTCTAGTAGATTTACCTGTGAGATTGACAAAACTTCCACAAAATGTGCAGTCTCCGCCCGTCGGCAGAGTAGCTCAGTTGGTTAGAGCGGCGGTTTTCTATTCAGCCCAAGCACTTGTCCTTCAGGGAACCGTGCAACGGCGGTTGCGAAGTCAAGTTCTTGCTACTGCGATTTTCCGGAAGGGTTTGCCCCTTCTGATCCCTCGCCAAGTTGTCCGGATTGTTTGCCGTTGCTCAGCTTCCGGTTGATTCCAGCTGCCGTAACTCGGATGCTGTCCTGTATATCGACGGGTGCTCCACCATCAGCGGATTGCCCATTCGGTGCGACTGGGCCAGTTGCTCCGCCAGCTCCGGGCTGATCGGCTGGCAGTCCGGTTCCGGCTCCAGCTTCAGCCAGTATTCCGGATTGGTTAAGTCCTCTTTCATCAGTCGGTTCCCCGCGCCACAACGCATCGTAATGCGCCTTGCGTTTCTCAAAGAACTCCATTTGCCCCAGTTTGTCAAGCAGCTCTCCCTGGCTTTCAATCGGCCCGGCTTGTATCCGCTTGTCCATCTCCGCCTGCGCCTCCATACGCCGTCGCAGCGCCGCATCCTCACGCTGGGTTTGCTCCGCGTGGAACCCCATAAACTCCTGACCCAATTCCTTCTCCAACGCAACCCGCTCCGCTTCCTCCACCTGCGTCAACCGCCCCTCCGCAGCCTTCGCTTGCAAAGTCTTTACTCGCCGGACAGCTTCGGATTTAGAGCCATATTCAGGGCCATCTTCACGCAACGTTTCGCCTTGACGATCCACGCTTTCCTTGGTAGGCAAGCTAGCAGACTCCAGTTGGCTTCCAAACCGGGGGGCACGAGATCTCTCGGACGTTTTGAGCCAGCTGCGAGTCTTCTCTTTATTCCAATACCGAGTCTTCCCCTCATCGATCCAACGCAACAAATGATCCAAGTCCCGCCCGCGCACCGAGTCAAATACCATAACCGGATCACTCAAAAGACCCGGCAATTCTCCTAACATCTCTCGGGACAGTTGATGCTTTTCAACTTTATCATCCAGCACTGAACCATACTTAGCCGCCGGTTCGCGTAACGTTTCCTTGGGTGAAAAGAAATATTCTCCGTTCTCCCGCTTGACACCCCGAAGCAGGTCGATTACCTTGATCTTGCTCGGTTCGCTGGGCGCGCCCGTTAGAGGGGTGTTTTTCGGAATTCCGCGAGCACTAATTATACCAACGGGCGCTTCAATTACTTTAATCGCATCGTTACTTTCTGAGGAGGGTTCATCCGTCCTCGGACGAGCATTGGGAGTGCTGGCAGTTTCCGCTGGTGCCCCCAAATGCACTTCCCGCATCCCCCTCAATATTCCGAGGCAAAGTCCGCTGCTCAATATTCAGTAACACCTCACCCGCCGACCCATCCCCTTCAGAACCTTCGTTCTTGGGGTTGACATTTTTGGAATCAGAATCATTCTCTCCCTGAGCTTTCTGGGTGGGTAACGGACCCGGCTGATCCCAGTGAGCGAGCTTCCAGTTCCAGGAAAACTGGAGCTGCACCACTCTTATTTTGGATTAAATACATCCCCTTCCACTTGTTACTGGGGTTGACATTTTGAGAATCGGCGGTAGGTTTAGCAGTGCCATCTGGAGTATAAACCGGCGGTGGACTGGACTTGACGCCAGTCTTGGCAACAACCCAGGCTGATCTAGTTGTCAGTCTGGGTTCGTTTCTTTTAAAAGATTTCTCAATCACCCTCAGAATCTTCGTTCTTGGGGTTGACATCTTGGGAATCTGGAGTGCTTTGATTCGTCGCGGTGCGAGTTACAGGCTCGGATGATTCTCCACTACGGGTACCCAGTGCCGAGTACACTGGGGGCATGCCACTTTCCCCTCATAAATTATCCTTCAGGTTGACATCCTTAAAATCTTGAGTATCTTGTCTGTGGAGAGCGTCAGCATCAGGCCCGGACGGGCTGGCGGGCTCTGCCGCCAGTTCCGGGAACACTGGGGGTGCACTTTCTCGGAAGCTCCCGGGCTTTGAGAGATACCAGAACCAGAATCTGTGTAGGTGGTTGTGGGATTAACCCCTGCGCCACCATCTTCCACTTCCGGCTCCCTCGGTGCGCCGTAGAGTGATCAATCGCAACTGTACACTATGCCAAAAATAAAATTTACCGAAGTGATTGGATTTATGCTGATTAGCTTGCCCTTCATTTTAATTGGAGTATATGCCCTGATGCCACACCGCGTGTTGCTACAGTTTTTTCATGAGGACGTTCAAGCCGCACAGCAGGTTGTTGATCGTCAGCAAATCCTCAGCCAAATCGAATACGGATGGCCCCGGATTTTTCTCGATTACGCAGCATCTGCCTTCACAATCGTCGTTGGATTTTCTACAATTGCAATCGGATACATGTTTGCTAAATGGAAAATAATTGACGATCACACGAAAGAACTCAGAAAGGCAAAAAAAGCTCAAGAAGCCCTAAAAACAGAAACCCACTAAATTCATCCTAACCCCAATCCAGCAAGCCATTTCGAGATGATACACAGAAAGACGCACCTGTGAAACACGCCTCAAAGCCTAAACCATCCAAGATTGACAAAACTTCCACAAAATGTGCAGTCTCCGCCCGTCGGCAGAGTAGCTCAGTTGGTTAGAGCGGCGGAATCATAATCCGCATGTCGGGGGTTCGAGTCCCTCCTCTGCTACCATTTTCCCCGTTTTTTGGGTAAAACTTCAATAACCCGCTCTTGACCGCTTGCCGATCGCATCTCTATCGTCCCCCAACTGCAAGACGCACACTATGTTTGACGGTATCAAAAGCTTGTTTTCCAATGACATTGGCATCGATCTCGGAACCGCCAACTCTTTGGTTTTCTTGAAAGATAAAGGCATTGTGCTGCGCGAACCCTCCGTGGTGGCCATCCAAGCCGGTACCAAAAACGTGCTCGCCGTGGGCAACGAAGCCAAGGCAATGCTCGGGCGCACCCCTGGCAACATCGTTGCCATCCGCCCAATGAAAGACGGCGTGATCGCGGATTTCGATGTGACCGAAGCAATGCTGCGCGCTTTCATTTCCAAAGTCCACCATCGCAAGCTCGTCGAGCCGCGCGTCGTCGTAGCCGTGCCCTCGGGCATCACCGAAGTGGAACGCCGCGCGGTGGAAGACTCCGTGACGCGCGCCGGGGCCCGTGAATTTTATCCCATCAAGCAACCGCTCGCCGCCGCCATCGGCGCGGGGTTACCCGTGGCCGAGCCCGCCGGGAACATGGTGGTGGACATCGGCGGCGGCACGGCGGAGATTGCGGTAATCTCACTCGCCAACATCGTACAAGCCACCAGCCTGCGCGTGGGCGGCGATCAATTTGACAATGCAATTATCGGGCACCTGAAAAATGCCCACAACCTGAAAATCGGCGAACGCACTGCCGAGGAAATCAAACTAAAAATCGGGTCCGCCTTCCCCTTGGAAGAGGAAATGACGATGGAGGTCAAAGGCCTCGCCATCAGCTCCGGGTTACCCCGCACGGTAACCATCCGTTCAGAGGAAATCCGTGATGCTCTCAAGGATCCGCTCTCGAGCATCTTGGAATCCATCCGCCAAATCCTTGAGCAATGCCCGCCCGAACTGGCAGGCGACCTCGTGGATCGCGGCATTGTGGTGGCCGGCGGCGGTGCGCTCCTGCGCGGCATCGACCGGCTCATTGCCAAGGAAACCCAACTGCCCGTCTCCATTGCAGACGAGCCGCTCATTTCCGTGGCCAATGGCACCGGAATGGTTCTGAGAAATATCGATTTTTGGAGGCGCGCCGCCGCCTGATTCCCCGTTGCGTTCGCCCGGGCAACATGCCCCCGGGCAAATGAATTTAAGGCCATACGTTTATGCCACTGGCTTTGTGCTGGGGCTCGCGGCAGTGCTCTTCGCACTGTCACCGCAAGCGGCAAGGCAGGTGAAACTTGCCTCCGGCAGCTTTTTCGTCCCTCTGTTTTCTGCAGAAACCGGCCTCCAACGCGCCCGCAATTTCGCCGCCAACAAAACCGCCACGCGCGAGGATTTGCTCGACCAAAATCGGCGGCTCGCCCTCACCAACGAAGTCCTTCGCATTCAAATCCAACAACTCCGCGCCACCGCCGAAGAAAACAAAGCCCTGCGCGTTCAAGTTGCCTTTGCCGCCACCAACCAATGGAAGCTCCGCCTTGCCCAAGTCATCGGGCGCGACCCCGCCAATTGGTGGCGCACGTTGCAAATCAACATTGGTTCCCGCCACGGTGTGCGCGAAGGCTTGCCCATCCTCACGCCTGAAGGCCTCGTGGGGCGCGTCCACGAAGTACATCCCAACCGCTCGCGCGTCGCACTCATTGGCGACCCTGCCTGTCGACTGTCCATCAACGTCCAACCCTCGCGCGAGAACGGCATCCTCACCGCCGACGGCGCCACGGTCTTTGATCACACCATCGTAAACCTCCAATTCCTGCCCGCCCACACCGCCGCGCGTGCGGGCGACCCGGTGGTCACCAGTGGCCTCGGCC containing:
- the rpsO gene encoding 30S ribosomal protein S15 gives rise to the protein MDPKVKQEAIQEFRINESDTGSADVQVAVLSRRIKHLERHLVQNKKDHHSRRGLLNMVSRRKRLLRYLGNRHDTNHVVDLKKRLSIR
- the mreC gene encoding rod shape-determining protein MreC, with the protein product MNLRPYVYATGFVLGLAAVLFALSPQAARQVKLASGSFFVPLFSAETGLQRARNFAANKTATREDLLDQNRRLALTNEVLRIQIQQLRATAEENKALRVQVAFAATNQWKLRLAQVIGRDPANWWRTLQINIGSRHGVREGLPILTPEGLVGRVHEVHPNRSRVALIGDPACRLSINVQPSRENGILTADGATVFDHTIVNLQFLPAHTAARAGDPVVTSGLGRLFPRGIPVGKLLSVAPAPGALNSNARVKLAVDSSRLNEVWVILP
- a CDS encoding rod shape-determining protein; translated protein: MFDGIKSLFSNDIGIDLGTANSLVFLKDKGIVLREPSVVAIQAGTKNVLAVGNEAKAMLGRTPGNIVAIRPMKDGVIADFDVTEAMLRAFISKVHHRKLVEPRVVVAVPSGITEVERRAVEDSVTRAGAREFYPIKQPLAAAIGAGLPVAEPAGNMVVDIGGGTAEIAVISLANIVQATSLRVGGDQFDNAIIGHLKNAHNLKIGERTAEEIKLKIGSAFPLEEEMTMEVKGLAISSGLPRTVTIRSEEIRDALKDPLSSILESIRQILEQCPPELAGDLVDRGIVVAGGGALLRGIDRLIAKETQLPVSIADEPLISVANGTGMVLRNIDFWRRAAA